The DNA window CAAGCGATGCTTGCCCTAATACGGCGACCGCGGGGCAAGCGATGTTTGCCCTAATACGGCGACCGCGGGGCAAGCGATGTTTGCCCTAGTACGGCGACCGCGGGCCAGGCGATGCTTGCCCTAGTACGCCGACCGCGGGGCAAGCGATGCTTGCCCTAATACGGCGATCGCGGGGCAAGCGATGCTTGCCCTAATACGAGTACGCCCGTACTACATTTCTATCGTTATTTCGGTGGTGTGATCCCTAAGTATTTGTAGAAGGCATCGTAGCTGACCGGTCGGCCCAGAAATCTTTCGAGCAGCACGTCGGGTTCGTAGACGCCGCCCGGCTCCAAGATATCTTTCCGATAGCGCATGCCGGCCACCGGGCTCTCCAGGCCGTAATGTTGGAACACCGTGAACATGTCTTGCGCGAATACTTTCGACCACAAGTAGCCGTAGTAGCCCGCGTCGTAGCCGCTCATGAGATGTCCGAAGGCCGCTTCCGGATATGTGCCGGGGATCATGTGGCCGACGGTCATCGTGGACTGCAGGCTCGACCAAAGCTTGGTGGCGTCCACCGTCGGACCCGAACTGTGCAGCGTCATGTCGTATTGCGCATAGAACGCCTGACCGGTGTAGTCGAGTCCGTCGGTGACGTGCTCGAGCGCCACCATCTTCGTGATCAGACTATCCGGCAGCGGCGCGCCCGTTTTGACGTTGCTCGAAACGATCTTCAAAATCGACGGCTGCCACATCCAGTTCTCGAGCATCTGCGATGGCGCTTCGACGAAATCACCGCGCACCGCCGTGCCGTAAAGCGTCTCGTACGGCGCGATCGAAAGCGTCGAATGCATAGCGTGACCAAACTCGTGGAAGAACGTCACGACATCGCCGTGGCTGAGCAGCGCAGGCTGGCCGGGCGCAGGCGCAGGCCAATTGCCCACGATAGCGGTGACCGGCTTTTGAACCGAGCCATCGGGCAATAGGCGGCCGGGCCGTACGCCGAAGTCGGCGAAATGATCATACTTGCCGGCCCGCGGAAAGAGGTCGAGATAAAACCAGCCGATAGCTTTTCCGCTTGCGGTATCGTCTATCACGTATTCGCGCACGTCGGGGGCCCAGGCGTCGGGCGCCGGCAACTGCGTGAACGTCACGCCGAGCAGCTTTTCATAGATGGAGAACACGCCGCTGATCACGTGGTCCACGGGAAAATATTGGCGCACGATCGAGTCGTCTACCGCGTATCTTGTCTTGATGAGTTTGGTCTCGTAGTACGGCGTATCCCAGCTCGCGAACGGCGTCAGGTCGCCGTCTGCTTTTTTCAGTTCGGCGAGCCGGGCGCGTTCGGCGCGGGCAGCGGGCAAAAGCGTGGAGTCGATCTGCGCCAGGAATTTTTGGACACGAGCCGGCGATTTGGCCATCTTCGCCGCTAGCTGATAGGTGGCCCACTGTCCGAAGCCGAGCGTGCGCGCGATCTTGTAGCGCAGCGCGACCGCTTGTTCCAGCCGCGTCACGTTTGCCGGGCCGCCCCGGCGGCCGTACGCCGTGGCGAAACGTTCCCGCGCCGCGCTGTCCGGTTCGTTGTCCATGAACTGCGCGTACGTGCTCTCGTTCACCGGCACGTCGAATCCGGTCGCCGTCGGTTTGACGTTCGCGACAAAAGCCTCTGGCAGCGGTTTGGCATCCGCCGCCGAGATGTGGATGACGGTCTTATCTTCGGAAAGCGTTCGCCCGAACGCGATCGTCAGATCGCTGAGCTGTTGGAATAGTTTGGTCAACTGATCGCGCTGCGCGGGCGGCAACGCCACGCCGGCGCGCACGCCGGTCAGCACGTACGTCTCCACGAGCTTCTTGTCGGCGTCCGTCTTCGCGTCACCGATCGCAGTCACGCGCGCCGCCATCGCATAGATCTTTGGGTCTGCGCTGAGCGTCGAATAGTAGTCGGA is part of the Candidatus Eremiobacteraceae bacterium genome and encodes:
- a CDS encoding M3 family metallopeptidase — protein: MNKHLLGVVSAAAFVLAFASAPLGAIAAPAPETLPPATGLQWHQTAAQVLQSCEDQIATTKTEIAKIESQSAPEWTFADSVQAIETAVADLNDGTTAQTFLSAVAPTSDVRDAANKCQQEVSDYYSTLSADPKIYAMAARVTAIGDAKTDADKKLVETYVLTGVRAGVALPPAQRDQLTKLFQQLSDLTIAFGRTLSEDKTVIHISAADAKPLPEAFVANVKPTATGFDVPVNESTYAQFMDNEPDSAARERFATAYGRRGGPANVTRLEQAVALRYKIARTLGFGQWATYQLAAKMAKSPARVQKFLAQIDSTLLPAARAERARLAELKKADGDLTPFASWDTPYYETKLIKTRYAVDDSIVRQYFPVDHVISGVFSIYEKLLGVTFTQLPAPDAWAPDVREYVIDDTASGKAIGWFYLDLFPRAGKYDHFADFGVRPGRLLPDGSVQKPVTAIVGNWPAPAPGQPALLSHGDVVTFFHEFGHAMHSTLSIAPYETLYGTAVRGDFVEAPSQMLENWMWQPSILKIVSSNVKTGAPLPDSLITKMVALEHVTDGLDYTGQAFYAQYDMTLHSSGPTVDATKLWSSLQSTMTVGHMIPGTYPEAAFGHLMSGYDAGYYGYLWSKVFAQDMFTVFQHYGLESPVAGMRYRKDILEPGGVYEPDVLLERFLGRPVSYDAFYKYLGITPPK